In a genomic window of Nostoc sp. UHCC 0870:
- a CDS encoding armadillo-type fold-containing protein, with the protein MAKAVSSWQQLINQIPNWLLPEFKTKATKQRTIQRFSEPGVILGLLTLLVGMLLWNWKLLLALVVGISVMLVVYSMQKWDLQAHWGEIKKFFNSPNRQLVLAVSSGGIATLSTYMAAAIWADSSSPWIAAGAIVQGLGTLLTLILLVWQIVNFYSHRQEDSFERLLLDLTEQDPIKRLITIRRLTKIVNRQQIDLALQQDVLRCLYLLLSREEETAIREAAFESIQTLERSQLPSTPLPTLMPLATKIKARVSM; encoded by the coding sequence GTGGCAAAGGCTGTATCTTCTTGGCAGCAATTGATCAACCAGATACCCAACTGGCTGCTTCCAGAGTTTAAAACCAAAGCCACCAAGCAACGGACTATTCAGCGTTTTTCAGAGCCTGGAGTAATTCTAGGCTTGCTAACGTTACTTGTTGGTATGCTGTTGTGGAACTGGAAATTATTATTGGCACTGGTAGTTGGTATTAGTGTCATGTTAGTGGTCTACTCAATGCAAAAGTGGGACTTGCAAGCGCATTGGGGAGAAATTAAAAAGTTTTTTAATAGTCCCAACCGTCAACTAGTTTTAGCTGTTAGTAGTGGTGGTATTGCTACTCTCAGTACATATATGGCGGCGGCAATTTGGGCTGACTCCAGCAGCCCTTGGATAGCTGCTGGGGCTATTGTCCAAGGGTTGGGGACTTTATTAACTTTAATTTTATTAGTCTGGCAAATTGTCAACTTTTACAGCCATCGTCAGGAAGATAGCTTTGAGAGGTTGTTACTTGATCTCACAGAACAAGATCCCATCAAGCGTTTAATTACTATCCGTCGGTTAACTAAGATAGTTAACCGTCAGCAAATTGATCTGGCATTACAGCAAGACGTTCTGCGATGTTTATATCTCCTCTTGAGTCGAGAGGAAGAAACCGCAATTCGAGAAGCAGCCTTTGAGAGTATACAAACTTTGGAGCGATCGCAGTTACCATCCACTCCTTTACCAACTCTTATGCCTCTAGCAACCAAAATCAAGGCGCGTGTTTCTATGTAG
- a CDS encoding SpoIIE family protein phosphatase — MTQTEVEKLKLMVVDDEPDNLDLLYRTFRRDFQVYKANNARGALAILDKEGEMAVIISDQRMPEMNGTEFLSQTVERFPDTIRILLTGFTDVEDLVDAINSGQVFKYITKPWNPERLKVLVEQATETYRVVKKRTQELSRALRRESLFNAVTTAIRESLDYESMLQKIVATIGQTFDATCCLLKPVEDDLLLPVQFSYQNPAFHTPDNAFDPSLLIDKVLATRQCQISQEIYEEKSCNYLVVPLSYQQDLLAVLALYQWGQDEPWHDEEIQLITGVSEQAALALSQAKLYQCLQEKQEQIKAELEVARQIQNNLLRQTLPDIKGAKLQACCYPAREVGGDFFEVFVHPKGDLWLAVGDVSGKGVPAALFMASAISVLRRELSQETPADPNVVLHNLNHALCTDLISNNCFITLVLACFTANTRDLVYANAGHIYPMVWSDQATGAEEPNYLKVRGIPIGILPEWQAQSGRLVLSPGDTLLLASDGITEAMVSNKLLAPAKTVDGVLSTSRSMLKQDGLWQILQDEPKPLSLNHLLARIQADNPVQEDDQTILSLEVL; from the coding sequence ATGACGCAAACCGAGGTAGAAAAACTTAAGCTCATGGTCGTAGACGATGAGCCAGATAACTTAGATTTACTCTACCGCACTTTTAGGCGAGATTTTCAAGTATACAAAGCCAATAATGCCCGTGGCGCATTGGCAATTCTGGACAAAGAAGGAGAAATGGCGGTCATTATCTCCGACCAACGAATGCCAGAAATGAACGGTACGGAATTTCTCAGTCAAACAGTAGAGCGATTTCCTGACACCATTCGGATTTTACTGACTGGTTTTACTGATGTCGAAGATTTGGTAGATGCCATTAACTCTGGTCAAGTCTTCAAGTACATCACCAAACCTTGGAATCCAGAACGGTTAAAAGTTCTAGTTGAGCAGGCTACTGAAACATATCGCGTAGTTAAAAAGCGTACTCAAGAGTTAAGTCGAGCTTTACGACGGGAATCTTTATTTAATGCCGTGACAACGGCTATTCGAGAGTCATTAGACTATGAGAGTATGCTGCAAAAGATTGTCGCTACAATCGGACAAACCTTTGACGCTACTTGTTGTCTACTTAAACCAGTAGAAGATGATCTTCTACTACCAGTCCAGTTTTCTTATCAAAATCCGGCATTCCATACTCCTGATAATGCTTTTGACCCCAGTCTTTTGATTGACAAGGTGCTAGCAACTCGTCAATGTCAAATTTCTCAAGAGATATATGAAGAAAAATCTTGTAACTACTTAGTTGTCCCCCTATCCTACCAGCAAGACCTGTTAGCAGTGCTGGCGTTATACCAATGGGGTCAAGACGAACCTTGGCATGATGAAGAAATCCAACTCATTACAGGTGTATCAGAACAAGCCGCTTTAGCTCTTTCCCAAGCTAAACTTTACCAATGTCTCCAAGAAAAGCAAGAGCAAATTAAAGCTGAGTTAGAAGTTGCTCGCCAAATTCAAAATAACCTGTTACGCCAAACTTTACCTGATATTAAAGGTGCAAAGTTACAAGCTTGCTGCTACCCAGCACGAGAAGTAGGCGGTGATTTTTTTGAAGTCTTTGTCCACCCCAAAGGAGACTTGTGGTTAGCTGTGGGAGATGTTTCTGGTAAGGGTGTACCAGCTGCTTTATTTATGGCTAGTGCTATTTCTGTATTGCGTCGGGAATTATCTCAGGAAACACCTGCTGATCCCAATGTAGTTCTACATAATCTCAATCATGCTTTATGCACTGACTTAATTAGCAACAATTGCTTCATTACTCTTGTCTTAGCGTGTTTTACCGCGAATACTAGAGATTTGGTGTATGCCAATGCTGGACATATCTATCCAATGGTTTGGTCAGACCAAGCCACAGGAGCAGAAGAACCAAACTATCTCAAAGTCCGAGGTATTCCTATAGGAATCTTACCGGAATGGCAAGCCCAGTCAGGTCGCCTAGTTCTCTCACCTGGAGACACATTACTGCTTGCTAGTGATGGAATTACAGAAGCTATGGTATCAAATAAATTATTAGCACCCGCAAAAACCGTGGATGGCGTTCTATCAACAAGTCGTTCTATGCTGAAACAAGATGGTCTGTGGCAAATATTACAAGACGAACCAAAACCACTGTCTCTAAACCATTTACTAGCTCGCATCCAGGCAGATAACCCCGTGCAAGAAGATGATCAAACTATACTATCTCTGGAGGTTTTGTAA
- a CDS encoding ATP-binding protein, translated as MKSELHVPSDLNYLNIVENWLLGCLKIQLGESVDWSRQSSRLRLALVEAYSNVVRHAHKEQSNIPILLRLELKDRDISLEVWDHGTGFDLSTYFPPNPVDKQEGGYGWLIMNRLMDKVEYELQVDGANCLKLEATIPELANS; from the coding sequence ATGAAAAGTGAGCTGCACGTACCAAGTGACTTAAATTATTTAAACATCGTTGAAAACTGGTTACTGGGATGTTTAAAAATCCAATTGGGTGAATCTGTTGATTGGTCAAGACAGTCCAGTCGTTTGCGTCTAGCATTGGTCGAAGCCTACTCCAATGTAGTCCGTCATGCTCACAAGGAGCAATCTAATATACCTATTTTGCTGCGTTTGGAACTAAAGGATCGAGATATTTCTCTAGAGGTTTGGGATCACGGTACTGGCTTTGATTTGTCTACTTATTTTCCACCTAATCCTGTAGACAAACAGGAAGGGGGTTATGGGTGGCTGATTATGAATCGTTTGATGGATAAAGTGGAATATGAGTTACAAGTTGATGGTGCTAATTGTCT
- the ftsE gene encoding cell division ATP-binding protein FtsE: MPVLTNPVTTEQQTDNQKQQHSGIAGNMVQLSAVTKTYSNGCHALLDINLEVKEKEFLFITGPSGSGKSTLLKLLYGEELPTQGEVIVSECNVSALRGDRLSLLRRRIGIVFQDYKLIPQRTVAENVTFVLQAQGYTRKEIQRRLEPTLKLVGLISKADCFPNQLSGGEQQRVSIARAIVGTPPLILADEPTGNLDPDNSWQVMQILQKLNSFGATVIVTTHDEQLVRRCNKPVVQVRNGKLYRQSVVKRE; this comes from the coding sequence ATGCCCGTATTAACCAATCCAGTCACAACTGAACAACAGACGGATAATCAAAAGCAACAGCACAGTGGTATTGCTGGTAACATGGTGCAACTAAGTGCTGTTACCAAAACTTACAGTAATGGCTGTCATGCTTTGTTAGATATCAACTTAGAGGTCAAAGAGAAAGAATTCCTGTTTATTACAGGGCCTAGTGGTTCTGGTAAGTCAACACTTTTAAAGCTGCTGTATGGTGAAGAATTACCTACACAGGGAGAAGTGATAGTCAGTGAATGCAATGTATCAGCTTTGCGGGGCGATCGCTTATCATTATTACGGCGACGCATTGGGATTGTGTTTCAAGACTATAAACTAATTCCCCAGCGCACAGTGGCAGAAAATGTAACTTTTGTATTACAAGCCCAAGGTTACACCCGCAAAGAAATTCAAAGGCGTTTAGAACCGACATTAAAACTAGTGGGGTTAATTTCTAAGGCTGATTGTTTTCCTAATCAACTTTCGGGCGGAGAACAACAACGAGTTAGTATTGCCAGGGCAATTGTAGGTACACCGCCTCTAATTTTAGCTGATGAACCCACAGGTAATCTTGATCCTGATAACTCCTGGCAGGTGATGCAAATTCTGCAAAAATTAAATTCTTTTGGGGCTACAGTTATTGTCACTACCCATGATGAACAACTAGTGCGTCGGTGTAATAAGCCAGTAGTACAAGTTCGTAATGGTAAACTATATCGCCAATCAGTAGTAAAAAGGGAGTAG
- a CDS encoding response regulator transcription factor codes for MNKIRIVLIEDHDLTRVGIRMALLQKEEIEIVGEAANAVEGLKMLKMVQPDIAIVDIGLPDKDGIELTREFKASENGDQLETKVLILTLQDNKEAVLAAFAAGADSYCMKDIKFDNLLEAVRVTYDGNAWIDPAIARIVLQQAQQNPHQPDNVAADRKYLGSHPDSPENQENPQSYALTERELEVLQLIVEGCSNALIAERLYITIGTVKTHVRNILNKLCADDRTQAAVRALRSGLVG; via the coding sequence ATGAATAAAATTCGGATTGTGTTGATTGAAGATCATGACCTTACTCGTGTGGGTATTCGTATGGCTTTACTACAAAAGGAAGAAATTGAAATTGTCGGAGAAGCTGCCAATGCTGTCGAAGGGTTAAAAATGTTAAAAATGGTACAACCAGATATTGCTATTGTCGATATTGGATTACCTGATAAAGATGGAATTGAACTGACACGGGAGTTCAAAGCCAGTGAGAATGGAGATCAGCTAGAAACAAAAGTATTAATTTTAACGCTTCAGGATAATAAAGAAGCGGTGTTAGCGGCTTTTGCGGCTGGGGCTGATTCCTACTGTATGAAAGATATTAAGTTTGATAATTTGTTGGAAGCGGTGAGAGTCACTTACGATGGCAACGCTTGGATCGATCCAGCGATCGCTCGCATTGTATTACAACAAGCACAACAAAATCCACATCAGCCCGACAATGTGGCAGCAGATCGCAAATATCTTGGCTCACACCCAGATTCTCCAGAAAATCAAGAAAATCCTCAATCCTACGCCCTCACAGAAAGAGAATTAGAAGTCTTACAGTTAATTGTCGAGGGTTGTAGCAATGCACTCATTGCCGAACGTCTTTACATCACAATTGGGACTGTTAAAACTCACGTCCGCAATATTTTAAACAAACTATGCGCCGATGACCGCACCCAAGCAGCCGTCCGTGCCTTACGTTCTGGATTAGTAGGTTGA
- a CDS encoding WecB/TagA/CpsF family glycosyltransferase: protein MFPAPKVFSVLGIPVHVMNDYPTWLLECWQHSRGTHVITLNAEMTMQAQQNPALANIIQSAELVIPDGAGVVLYLRWLLWQKINRCPGIELAEMLLCAIGQQQTDKTIFFYGGAPGVAAKAAEFWQQQNPGLNIAGNHSGYHTAEEEQQLQQTLAQLQPQLILVGLGVPRQELWIAQNRHLCPQAIWVGVGGSFDIWAGTKSRAPSWLGNNNLEWLYRLYQEPWRWRRMLALPKFAVKAFIYRLTTKSAA from the coding sequence ATGTTTCCAGCCCCTAAAGTGTTTTCCGTTTTGGGAATACCTGTTCATGTGATGAATGACTATCCAACTTGGTTGCTAGAGTGCTGGCAACACAGCCGAGGAACTCATGTCATCACCCTCAATGCAGAAATGACCATGCAGGCACAGCAAAATCCTGCTTTGGCTAACATCATTCAAAGTGCCGAATTAGTCATTCCAGATGGTGCAGGGGTAGTTCTGTATTTACGATGGCTACTGTGGCAAAAAATCAACCGTTGTCCAGGTATTGAACTAGCAGAAATGCTGTTGTGTGCCATTGGACAACAACAGACAGACAAAACAATATTTTTTTACGGTGGTGCGCCAGGTGTAGCGGCAAAAGCAGCAGAGTTTTGGCAGCAACAAAATCCTGGGTTAAATATAGCTGGTAATCATTCTGGCTACCACACTGCTGAAGAAGAACAACAACTGCAACAAACTTTAGCGCAATTGCAACCGCAATTAATTTTGGTGGGTTTGGGTGTACCACGTCAAGAATTATGGATTGCCCAAAACCGTCATTTGTGTCCCCAAGCCATTTGGGTTGGTGTCGGTGGTAGTTTTGATATTTGGGCAGGGACAAAATCTCGTGCGCCTTCTTGGTTGGGTAATAACAATTTGGAATGGTTGTATCGACTTTATCAAGAACCTTGGCGTTGGCGGCGGATGTTGGCTTTGCCTAAGTTCGCGGTTAAAGCTTTTATTTATCGTTTGACAACTAAAAGTGCAGCTTAA
- a CDS encoding glycosyltransferase — protein sequence MNYQEIDPTTTSRFLPMVSVVIPIYNGETDLPDLINCLISQTYPKDRVEYLLVDNNSSDRTLDYLKTTAANCPITIHPLSETQIQSSYAARNTGIRAAVSEILAFTDADCRPQPQWLEALIQPFVNQDIVIVAGEITALPGKTFLEQHADRQETLSQKHTLAHPFCPYGQTANLAIRRTALATSGLFRPHLTTGGDADICWRILQQNIGRLEFAPIATVQHRHRTTFKELASQWRRYGRSNRYLHELHGVALMPEMKLKDISYRLARWLLKELPRDSMRAIAGQATFIDLLNTPIGLFNAKARAEGQRDAKLPERAKTIEWL from the coding sequence ATGAATTATCAGGAAATTGATCCAACCACCACTAGCAGATTCTTGCCAATGGTTTCGGTGGTTATTCCTATTTATAACGGTGAGACAGATTTACCAGACTTAATTAACTGTCTGATTTCTCAAACCTACCCCAAAGATAGGGTAGAGTACCTGCTGGTAGATAATAACAGTAGCGATCGCACCCTAGACTATCTCAAAACAACGGCTGCCAATTGCCCAATTACCATTCACCCCTTGAGCGAAACCCAAATTCAAAGCTCTTATGCGGCTCGCAATACAGGTATTCGGGCGGCGGTGAGTGAAATTCTGGCTTTTACAGATGCAGATTGTCGTCCCCAACCCCAATGGCTAGAAGCATTAATTCAGCCTTTTGTCAACCAAGACATAGTGATTGTAGCCGGGGAAATTACAGCACTCCCAGGTAAAACTTTCTTAGAACAGCACGCAGACCGTCAAGAAACGCTGTCCCAAAAACATACCCTGGCTCATCCCTTTTGTCCCTACGGTCAAACTGCTAACTTAGCTATTCGTCGTACTGCTTTAGCTACATCGGGTTTATTTCGCCCTCATCTCACCACTGGCGGTGATGCAGATATTTGTTGGCGCATTCTGCAACAAAACATTGGGCGGTTAGAATTTGCCCCCATCGCCACCGTTCAACATCGCCACCGTACCACATTCAAGGAATTAGCTAGTCAGTGGCGGCGTTACGGACGGTCTAATCGTTATTTACATGAACTGCATGGCGTAGCCTTAATGCCAGAGATGAAACTTAAAGATATTAGCTATCGTTTAGCACGTTGGTTACTTAAGGAATTGCCACGGGATAGTATGAGAGCGATCGCTGGTCAAGCTACATTCATAGATTTATTAAATACTCCCATAGGCTTATTTAACGCCAAAGCGCGGGCTGAGGGACAACGAGATGCCAAGCTACCAGAACGAGCCAAAACAATAGAATGGCTCTAG
- a CDS encoding response regulator transcription factor: protein MSAQLLLVDDEPGLREAVKDYLQESGFGVQVASNAREGWDLMQQNTPDLVISDIMMPQVDGYQFLKQLRDDPRFQSLPVVFLTAKGMTSDRIQGYQAGVDAYLSKPFDPDELIAIVENLLARRTAKLKFSGEESETPNIAELANQIAQIKALLTQKSAISQSPAPFKIDLTPREQSVLNLVAEGLMNKEIARRLETSVRNVEKYVSRLFSKTGTNSRTELVRFALEHGLAN, encoded by the coding sequence ATGTCAGCACAATTGTTACTGGTAGATGATGAACCCGGATTACGAGAAGCCGTGAAAGACTATTTACAAGAAAGCGGTTTCGGCGTTCAAGTCGCCAGTAACGCCCGTGAAGGTTGGGATTTGATGCAGCAAAATACACCCGATCTAGTGATTTCTGACATTATGATGCCCCAGGTAGATGGCTATCAATTTCTCAAGCAACTACGAGATGACCCCCGCTTCCAATCCCTGCCTGTGGTATTTTTAACAGCAAAAGGCATGACTAGCGATCGCATCCAAGGTTATCAAGCTGGTGTTGATGCTTATCTCTCCAAACCCTTCGATCCAGATGAACTAATTGCGATCGTCGAAAATTTACTTGCCCGGCGCACCGCCAAGCTAAAATTTTCAGGTGAAGAAAGCGAAACACCTAATATTGCTGAACTAGCCAATCAGATTGCTCAAATTAAAGCTTTATTAACTCAAAAAAGCGCAATTTCTCAATCTCCAGCCCCCTTCAAAATCGACTTGACCCCCAGGGAACAAAGTGTTTTAAACTTAGTGGCTGAAGGGCTAATGAACAAAGAAATCGCCCGCCGTTTAGAAACAAGTGTGCGAAATGTAGAAAAATATGTCAGTCGTTTGTTCAGTAAAACCGGTACTAATAGTCGCACCGAATTAGTTCGTTTTGCTTTAGAACACGGTTTAGCTAATTGA
- a CDS encoding two-partner secretion domain-containing protein: MYQSRSDRHANLRLVSALTIASISVFFGDCTLAQITKDDTLGAENSVVTPNLINGQNVDQIDGGAIRGNNLFHSFEQFSVSPGNTAYFNNATNIQNIIGRVTGNSISNINGIIKTNGTANLFLINPNGIIFGSQAALDIQGSFLASTATSINFGNNLQFSAVNPQTAPLLSIDVPIGLQFGTTAATIRNQSQASLGGATNRLNRPAGLQVQANQTLALVGGDLTLESGNLTAKSGRIELGSVGANSVVSINPTNQGWVLGYENVRDFQNVQLTRQTLGTPNSPSQVDVSGAGSGSIHVQGKQVLINSSSQLLANTLGSRQGGNLTINASESVELVSGTPLTTRTFGSGNAGDLTITTGKLIVKDLAQVQTGAQFLNNVGALRLGSGGKLIVNASDSVELSGSRVFGNFLLFTGLLAATPDSGDAGDIIINTKNLRIEDGARISTESAGRLQIVAGSNQFSPATGRGGNVIINASESVQINGTSANNSPSGIFTATRGIGAAGNLTLTTKKLTIQDGGAIIVSSAAQKNVIYLGDPTQLGAAGEININARFIHLDQGKLVAESEAGRGGNINLKVQDLLLMRHESQISTNAGQTLGQGDGGNIAINAANGFIVGFPLENSDITANAFAGTGGKVTINAKNIFGFVPRTRAELVELLGTENPEELNASKLPTNDITAFSQQNPSLNGDVEINTPDVDPSQGLVELPTNVVEASRQIASICHTEKKTERSSFITTGRGGVTPNPTDTLTDDAVLADWIKLPVDHQENGADNIQRRKEENTGKIKSGDRLRWSIADPSSQIIEAQGWVIDPNGNIVLVAQAPTVKPHSTGMKSADCSR; encoded by the coding sequence ATGTATCAAAGCCGAAGCGATCGCCATGCCAACTTAAGGCTAGTAAGTGCTTTAACAATTGCTAGTATATCTGTCTTTTTTGGAGATTGTACCCTTGCCCAAATTACGAAGGATGACACATTGGGTGCTGAGAATTCAGTGGTTACACCTAACTTGATTAATGGTCAAAATGTTGATCAAATAGATGGTGGGGCAATTCGTGGTAATAATTTATTTCATAGCTTTGAGCAATTTTCTGTCTCTCCTGGCAATACAGCCTATTTTAATAACGCTACAAATATTCAAAATATTATTGGTCGGGTAACTGGCAATTCTATCTCTAATATTAATGGCATTATCAAAACTAATGGGACAGCTAACTTATTTTTGATTAACCCCAACGGCATTATTTTTGGTTCTCAAGCTGCTTTAGATATTCAAGGGTCGTTTTTAGCTAGTACAGCTACTAGTATAAATTTTGGCAATAATCTCCAATTTAGTGCTGTAAACCCTCAAACTGCGCCGTTATTGTCCATCGATGTTCCCATTGGCTTACAATTTGGAACTACAGCCGCAACAATACGCAATCAATCCCAAGCAAGTCTGGGAGGAGCAACCAATCGTTTAAATCGTCCTGCTGGTTTACAGGTGCAGGCAAATCAAACATTGGCATTGGTAGGTGGTGATTTGACATTGGAGAGTGGAAATCTAACTGCAAAATCAGGAAGAATTGAACTAGGAAGCGTCGGTGCGAATAGTGTAGTCAGTATCAACCCCACAAACCAAGGTTGGGTTCTGGGGTACGAAAACGTCAGAGATTTTCAAAACGTTCAACTAACACGGCAGACTTTAGGCACTCCTAACAGTCCATCTCAAGTAGATGTGAGTGGCGCAGGTAGCGGTAGTATTCATGTGCAAGGTAAACAAGTATTGATTAATAGCTCTTCACAGCTTTTGGCTAATACCTTGGGTTCTAGACAAGGGGGTAATTTAACGATAAATGCCTCAGAATCTGTGGAACTAGTTAGTGGTACACCTTTGACAACCAGAACTTTTGGTTCTGGAAACGCTGGAGACTTAACAATTACAACTGGTAAGTTAATTGTAAAAGATTTAGCACAAGTCCAAACTGGAGCGCAGTTTTTGAATAATGTCGGAGCATTGCGCTTGGGTTCAGGTGGCAAATTGATTGTAAATGCCTCAGATTCTGTAGAGTTGAGTGGTAGTCGTGTTTTTGGTAACTTCCTGCTTTTCACTGGACTATTGGCTGCAACTCCTGATAGTGGAGATGCTGGTGATATTATCATTAACACTAAAAATTTACGCATTGAAGACGGAGCGAGAATATCCACTGAGTCTGCGGGAAGATTACAAATAGTAGCAGGATCTAATCAATTTTCACCAGCTACAGGTAGGGGAGGCAATGTGATAATCAACGCTTCTGAATCTGTACAAATAAATGGCACTTCAGCGAATAATTCTCCCAGTGGTATTTTTACTGCCACAAGAGGTATTGGCGCAGCAGGCAATTTAACTTTGACTACTAAGAAATTGACTATACAGGATGGGGGGGCAATAATTGTTAGCAGCGCAGCGCAAAAAAATGTTATCTACCTCGGAGATCCCACTCAGTTAGGCGCAGCAGGTGAAATCAATATCAATGCTCGTTTCATCCATTTAGACCAAGGAAAACTGGTAGCAGAAAGCGAAGCCGGTAGAGGTGGGAATATCAACCTCAAAGTGCAAGATTTACTATTGATGCGCCATGAAAGTCAAATCTCTACCAATGCAGGTCAGACATTAGGGCAAGGAGATGGCGGTAATATTGCTATCAATGCAGCTAATGGCTTCATCGTTGGCTTTCCTTTAGAAAATAGTGATATCACCGCCAATGCTTTCGCCGGCACAGGAGGTAAAGTCACAATTAACGCTAAGAACATTTTTGGATTTGTACCACGTACTCGCGCAGAGTTGGTGGAGTTGTTAGGAACTGAAAATCCAGAGGAGTTAAACGCCAGTAAACTGCCAACGAATGACATTACAGCCTTTTCTCAACAAAATCCTTCATTAAATGGAGATGTAGAAATCAACACACCTGATGTTGATCCCAGTCAAGGCTTAGTAGAACTGCCCACAAATGTGGTTGAAGCTTCTAGGCAAATTGCTTCTATTTGCCATACTGAGAAAAAAACTGAAAGAAGCTCGTTTATTACCACAGGTCGGGGAGGAGTTACACCCAATCCTACGGATACACTGACAGATGATGCAGTGCTAGCAGACTGGATTAAATTACCAGTAGATCATCAAGAAAATGGTGCTGATAATATTCAGCGACGTAAAGAAGAAAATACTGGGAAAATTAAATCAGGCGATCGCCTACGGTGGAGTATAGCCGATCCCTCAAGTCAAATTATCGAAGCCCAAGGTTGGGTCATAGATCCCAATGGTAATATAGTTCTCGTTGCCCAAGCACCCACTGTCAAACCTCATAGTACAGGAATGAAGTCGGCAGACTGTAGCAGATAA